Proteins encoded by one window of Porphyromonas vaginalis:
- a CDS encoding VRR-NUC domain-containing protein encodes MSKTREYSEKYLERKLVERIKAHGGLCLKFASVTEAGYPDRLCLMPHGRTLWVELKTTGRKPTKLQEIRHQELRERGFAVYVVDDMITLEQAVRDATA; translated from the coding sequence ATGAGCAAAACGAGAGAGTACAGCGAGAAGTACCTAGAGCGTAAGCTGGTCGAGCGGATAAAAGCACACGGGGGGCTTTGTCTGAAGTTCGCCTCGGTCACCGAGGCAGGCTACCCCGACCGCCTTTGTCTGATGCCCCACGGCAGGACGCTGTGGGTCGAGCTGAAGACAACGGGGCGCAAGCCGACCAAGCTACAAGAGATACGACACCAAGAGCTACGAGAGCGTGGCTTTGCCGTCTACGTCGTGGACGATATGATAACCTTAGAGCAGGCAGTGAGAGATGCTACAGCGTAA
- a CDS encoding SNF2-related protein, whose protein sequence is MLQRNQLHEYQERAVEWIKTHKSCALFLEMGLGKTVSTLTAIAELKEAGAVSSVLVIAPKRVAERTWTDEIERWAHLAGLTAVKILGTPAQRLKALSTPADIHIINRDNVAWLDKVLSVPLKPFPFDTLVIDELSSFKAYGTQRFKAMKHLRTRFNRIIGLTGTPSPNSLMDIWSQLYILDGGERLGEYITKYRQTYFTPGRGRGHIVYEWILKPWASDAIYERIGDICMSMRAEDYLSLPPVNYVNVSVGLTDKERKEYRDFKRDNVLPTADGVITASNAGVLCGKLQQWTGGAIYTEEGAVAPTTPAKLERLKEMLEEIHTPVIIAYHYKHELARLRAEFPQSKTIDEAGVFDAWNRGEVPILLGHPASIGHGLNLQRGGHTIIWYTPTWSLELYEQFNARLARQGQTERVTIYHLIADGTIDQRVLSVLARKSTIQDALMDELKADSPTKPQRPSKPQPTATRPLAVAISSPRTPPPF, encoded by the coding sequence ATGCTACAGCGTAACCAATTACACGAGTACCAAGAGCGGGCGGTCGAGTGGATCAAGACGCACAAGAGTTGTGCGCTATTTCTCGAGATGGGACTAGGCAAGACCGTCAGCACACTAACAGCTATCGCAGAGCTTAAGGAGGCGGGAGCCGTCTCCTCCGTGCTGGTGATAGCCCCCAAGCGAGTAGCCGAGCGGACGTGGACGGACGAGATAGAGAGATGGGCGCATCTCGCAGGGCTGACAGCCGTCAAGATCCTCGGCACCCCAGCGCAACGGCTCAAGGCACTCAGCACGCCAGCGGACATACACATCATCAATCGAGACAACGTGGCGTGGCTGGACAAGGTGCTGTCGGTACCGCTCAAGCCCTTTCCATTTGACACCCTAGTCATCGATGAGCTGAGTAGCTTCAAAGCATACGGCACGCAACGCTTTAAGGCAATGAAGCACCTCCGCACGAGGTTCAACCGCATCATCGGACTAACGGGTACGCCCTCGCCAAACTCACTGATGGACATTTGGAGCCAGCTCTACATCCTTGACGGTGGCGAGCGTCTCGGGGAGTACATAACCAAGTACCGACAGACCTACTTCACGCCAGGGCGAGGTCGTGGGCATATCGTCTACGAGTGGATTCTCAAGCCGTGGGCATCGGACGCTATCTACGAGCGCATCGGTGACATCTGTATGAGCATGAGAGCCGAGGACTACCTCTCGCTCCCGCCCGTCAACTACGTCAACGTGTCGGTCGGTCTGACGGACAAGGAGCGCAAGGAGTACCGAGACTTCAAGCGGGACAACGTCCTCCCGACCGCTGACGGAGTCATCACCGCCAGCAACGCAGGCGTCCTCTGTGGCAAGCTCCAGCAGTGGACGGGGGGAGCCATATACACTGAGGAGGGGGCAGTCGCTCCCACGACACCTGCCAAGCTGGAGCGACTCAAGGAGATGCTCGAGGAGATACACACCCCCGTCATCATCGCCTACCACTACAAGCACGAGCTGGCACGACTGAGAGCTGAGTTCCCGCAGTCTAAGACGATAGACGAGGCGGGAGTCTTTGACGCTTGGAATCGTGGCGAGGTGCCTATCCTCCTCGGTCACCCCGCCAGCATCGGTCACGGACTCAACCTCCAGCGAGGCGGTCACACGATCATTTGGTACACCCCCACGTGGAGCCTCGAGCTATACGAGCAGTTCAACGCCCGCCTCGCCCGCCAAGGGCAGACGGAGCGAGTGACCATCTACCACCTCATAGCCGACGGCACCATTGACCAGCGAGTGCTGAGCGTCCTCGCCCGCAAGTCCACGATTCAAGACGCACTCATGGACGAGCTCAAGGCGGACAGCCCGACCAAGCCCCAGCGCCCGAGCAAGCCCCAACCGACAGCCACCCGACCGCTTGCTGTAGCCATTTCCAGCCCCCGCACCCCACCGCCCTTTTGA
- a CDS encoding helix-turn-helix domain-containing protein: MTAEEIQQAAGRLREEQGITKYRVAQDGIFSSCNTLTRFESGEQTARLKSVERYLDYLGYKLVIVPK; encoded by the coding sequence ATGACAGCAGAAGAGATACAGCAGGCAGCTGGCAGGCTCCGTGAGGAGCAAGGAATAACTAAATACCGAGTAGCGCAGGACGGAATCTTCAGCAGTTGCAACACACTCACACGCTTCGAGTCGGGCGAGCAGACAGCCCGACTAAAGTCGGTCGAGCGCTACCTAGACTACCTAGGCTATAAGTTGGTGATCGTCCCCAAGTAG
- a CDS encoding PBSX family phage terminase large subunit has translation MQTIQTTEIYTRLDTAVREGYTAISLQGSARSGKTYNVMIWLILYALRVPSIKISVVRATLPALKGSVLEDFEAIMRELGVYNERHFNKTDLVYWFKTRSTIEFFSASDEQRLRGRKRDILFVNEANELTAIQFQQLKMRTTRLTIVDYNPSFSEEHWIAKDLNKDPRTYHFVSTYKDNPFLEQTVIDEIESLQHKNLSLWQIFGEGKMAQIEGLVFTNVTTIEAFPDHITRTILGIDFGFTNDPTAIVEVAYDKEALYISEVCYRTEMLQQDIIKVLKEHPRTKVVSESADPRLIEEIYRAGVNIHPVRKYAGSIEAGIAWMLQHPLRVTAHSTNVLKELHNYVYSQDKEGKLLNTPIDAYNHAIDATRYVCMTEWMGGKKKPINLKKLAQIV, from the coding sequence GTGCAGACCATACAGACCACTGAGATATACACCCGACTGGACACAGCGGTACGAGAGGGGTACACAGCTATCTCCCTCCAAGGGTCGGCACGATCGGGCAAGACCTACAACGTGATGATATGGCTCATCCTCTACGCTCTGAGAGTACCCAGCATCAAGATAAGCGTGGTACGTGCCACCCTCCCTGCCCTCAAGGGGTCGGTGCTGGAGGACTTCGAGGCGATTATGCGAGAGCTCGGAGTCTACAACGAGAGGCACTTCAACAAGACCGACCTTGTCTATTGGTTCAAGACACGTAGCACCATCGAGTTCTTCTCCGCATCGGACGAGCAGAGACTGAGAGGTCGCAAGCGGGACATTCTCTTCGTTAACGAGGCTAACGAGCTAACGGCAATCCAATTCCAGCAACTCAAGATGCGTACGACACGGCTCACGATCGTGGACTACAACCCCTCATTCAGCGAGGAACACTGGATCGCCAAAGACCTCAACAAGGACCCCCGCACATACCACTTCGTCAGCACGTACAAAGACAATCCATTCCTCGAGCAGACCGTCATCGACGAGATCGAGAGCCTCCAGCACAAGAATCTCAGCCTTTGGCAGATCTTCGGTGAGGGCAAGATGGCGCAGATAGAGGGACTAGTCTTTACCAACGTGACCACCATCGAAGCCTTCCCCGACCACATCACGCGCACCATCCTCGGCATAGACTTCGGCTTTACGAACGACCCGACCGCCATCGTCGAGGTCGCCTACGACAAGGAGGCACTCTACATCAGCGAGGTCTGCTATCGCACCGAGATGCTACAGCAGGACATCATCAAGGTACTCAAGGAGCATCCCCGCACCAAGGTCGTCAGTGAGAGTGCCGACCCCCGCCTCATCGAGGAGATATACAGAGCTGGCGTCAACATCCACCCAGTCCGCAAGTACGCTGGCAGTATCGAGGCGGGCATAGCGTGGATGCTCCAGCACCCCCTACGAGTCACCGCACACAGCACCAACGTCCTCAAGGAGCTACACAACTACGTCTACTCACAGGACAAGGAGGGCAAGCTCCTCAACACCCCAATCGATGCGTACAACCACGCCATCGACGCCACCCGCTACGTCTGCATGACGGAGTGGATGGGCGGGAAAAAGAAGCCCATCAACCTCAAGAAGTTAGCGCAAATCGTATGA
- a CDS encoding helix-turn-helix domain-containing protein, which translates to MSQPQWLAKYSERQQATSQQAIERATDIVQRATGKPRSYYTTRSRKVEFVAYRALFAYLAVEMGASYVAVGKALGRTHATAIHAYDTYTIYATTWEPLATLREKVINLSNTNAKHRRNTKSRTR; encoded by the coding sequence ATGAGTCAGCCACAATGGCTCGCCAAGTACAGCGAGCGACAGCAAGCCACCAGCCAGCAGGCTATCGAGCGAGCAACGGACATCGTCCAGCGAGCAACGGGCAAGCCACGGAGCTACTACACGACACGCTCCCGCAAGGTCGAGTTTGTCGCCTATCGTGCGCTCTTCGCCTACCTAGCCGTGGAGATGGGAGCCAGCTACGTAGCAGTCGGCAAAGCACTCGGCAGGACGCACGCCACAGCCATCCACGCTTACGACACCTACACCATCTACGCCACCACATGGGAGCCTCTAGCCACGCTCCGTGAAAAAGTCATTAACCTATCCAACACCAATGCAAAACATCGACGAAATACTAAGTCTCGCACCCGCTGA
- a CDS encoding phage portal protein, protein MQNIDEILSLAPAEAVKKLKSKAFTPPAWSDLVKEYDPAQHPVTNKGKYPDAVTPDGKLEEVTRITLNYQQLATKRMSELVCGIPVKRIYSPEDDRQREASECLEAIFQRNRIDSVNIERCNALFSGCEILTLWYPTKEPNKLYGFDSDLKIRCQTYSPREGAQLYPLFHEGDLIALSIETTRTEDREDIRYLDTYTRDSHITYREGKGGWQVDKEEPIKLGKIPAIYCMRPTPIWEDTSRLVYEMEWALSRNGNYLRKNSKPIFAVFADEEVYFGGEESENKEYRAVVQYPKGSTAGYLTWSQAIDSLKFYIAELRQSFFTQLQLPDWSYESMKSTPMSGESRKQLFIDAQLKVTEESGRLLEFYDREVSVVKAYLAMLRPDLTDAIEALPVEVVITPYQITEQRDTITELLAANGNKPLISHRESIEQLGWSTNASDTLEEIQQESTLNAYEIAE, encoded by the coding sequence ATGCAAAACATCGACGAAATACTAAGTCTCGCACCCGCTGAGGCGGTCAAGAAGCTGAAGAGCAAAGCCTTCACCCCGCCAGCGTGGAGCGACCTCGTCAAGGAGTACGACCCCGCACAGCATCCAGTTACGAACAAGGGCAAATACCCCGACGCAGTAACCCCCGACGGCAAGCTCGAGGAGGTAACACGCATCACGCTCAACTACCAGCAACTAGCCACCAAGCGCATGAGCGAGCTAGTATGCGGTATCCCCGTCAAGCGCATCTACAGCCCCGAGGACGACCGCCAGCGTGAGGCGAGCGAGTGCCTAGAGGCTATCTTCCAACGCAACCGCATCGACTCGGTCAACATCGAGCGGTGCAACGCCCTCTTCAGCGGTTGCGAGATCCTCACCCTTTGGTACCCCACCAAGGAGCCTAACAAGCTCTACGGCTTCGACAGCGACCTCAAGATCCGATGCCAGACCTACAGCCCACGAGAGGGCGCACAGCTCTACCCACTATTCCACGAGGGCGACCTCATAGCCCTCAGCATCGAGACGACACGCACCGAGGACCGGGAGGACATCCGCTACCTAGACACCTACACACGAGACAGCCACATCACCTACCGAGAGGGCAAGGGTGGCTGGCAGGTAGACAAGGAGGAGCCGATCAAGCTCGGCAAGATACCCGCCATCTACTGCATGCGCCCCACACCGATATGGGAGGACACGAGCCGACTAGTCTACGAGATGGAGTGGGCATTGTCACGCAACGGAAATTACCTGCGGAAAAACTCCAAGCCGATCTTCGCAGTCTTTGCCGACGAGGAGGTCTACTTCGGAGGCGAGGAGAGCGAAAACAAGGAGTACAGAGCGGTCGTGCAGTACCCCAAGGGTAGCACCGCAGGCTACCTCACGTGGAGCCAGGCGATTGACTCGCTCAAGTTCTACATCGCTGAGCTACGCCAATCATTCTTCACTCAGCTCCAGCTCCCCGACTGGAGCTACGAGTCGATGAAGTCCACACCGATGAGTGGCGAGAGTCGCAAGCAACTATTCATTGACGCACAGCTCAAGGTCACCGAGGAGAGCGGGCGACTGCTAGAGTTTTACGACCGTGAGGTGAGCGTTGTCAAGGCATACCTCGCCATGCTCCGCCCCGACCTGACGGACGCTATCGAGGCACTCCCCGTGGAGGTCGTCATAACCCCCTACCAAATCACGGAGCAACGAGACACCATCACCGAGCTACTAGCCGCCAACGGCAACAAGCCCCTCATCTCGCACCGTGAGTCTATCGAGCAACTCGGCTGGAGTACCAACGCCAGCGACACGCTCGAGGAGATCCAGCAGGAGAGTACGCTCAACGCTTACGAGATAGCGGAGTAG
- a CDS encoding structural protein P5 has translation MPRGIRNNNPLNIRRSTDKWLGLSPTQRDPAFFQFVDLVYGYRAAGKLLQNYQRLHKLYNLNGLIARWAPAKENNTKAYVARVARELSTQAGRMIDGETHLDLIHDKELLRKTIIAMHIVENGLRPTASQLEALDKGLSML, from the coding sequence ATGCCTAGAGGAATACGCAATAATAACCCACTCAACATTCGGAGGAGTACCGACAAGTGGCTCGGACTTAGCCCCACACAGCGAGACCCTGCCTTTTTCCAATTCGTCGACCTTGTCTACGGCTATCGAGCCGCAGGCAAGCTCCTCCAAAACTACCAACGGCTCCACAAGCTCTACAACCTTAACGGACTAATAGCCCGCTGGGCACCAGCCAAGGAGAACAACACCAAAGCGTACGTGGCACGAGTCGCCCGTGAGCTATCCACGCAGGCTGGCAGGATGATAGACGGAGAGACGCACCTTGACCTCATCCACGACAAGGAGCTACTCCGCAAAACCATCATCGCCATGCACATCGTGGAGAACGGACTGCGCCCCACAGCCAGCCAGCTGGAGGCACTAGACAAAGGACTATCGATGCTATGA
- a CDS encoding ParB/RepB/Spo0J family partition protein → MNDNNAPHYTELPIAQLEENRGQIDGLPANPRNIQPDKLAKLKRSILDNPEMLQLRGILVYPHGDKYIVIGGNMRLRAMVELGMTSAPCVVIPSHVTADKLRAYTILDNSSMGEWDWQALQLEWDTAQLDDWGIDLPDWEEELASTDGTLEMTSDKTESTVSLNRMNVGDYVILYTDEEKAHLIESIERYIEKYGITTGYIRHLVESERDL, encoded by the coding sequence ATGAACGACAACAACGCACCGCACTACACCGAGCTACCCATAGCACAGCTCGAGGAGAACAGAGGGCAGATTGACGGGCTACCAGCCAACCCCCGCAACATTCAGCCCGATAAGCTCGCCAAGCTCAAGCGAAGCATACTAGACAACCCCGAGATGCTCCAGCTCCGTGGCATCCTCGTCTATCCGCACGGGGACAAGTACATCGTCATCGGGGGCAATATGCGCCTCCGAGCAATGGTCGAGCTAGGTATGACCTCCGCCCCCTGCGTCGTTATCCCCAGCCACGTCACAGCCGACAAGCTCCGAGCCTACACGATCCTCGACAACAGCTCTATGGGTGAGTGGGACTGGCAAGCTCTCCAGCTCGAGTGGGACACCGCACAGCTCGACGACTGGGGCATTGACCTGCCCGACTGGGAGGAGGAGCTAGCAAGCACAGACGGGACACTGGAGATGACATCGGACAAGACAGAGTCTACAGTGTCGCTCAATCGTATGAACGTAGGAGACTACGTAATACTGTACACAGACGAAGAGAAAGCTCATTTGATAGAATCAATAGAGCGGTACATTGAGAAGTACGGCATTACGACTGGATATATTAGACACTTAGTAGAGAGCGAGCGAGACTTATGA
- a CDS encoding ParB N-terminal domain-containing protein — MNKTERVKIDTLVPAEYNPRDISEESLDMLKQSISELGQIKPIIVNGETSVIMAGHQRTKAMRALGYDECDAYVLHGINQQDEARFNQIHNKTEYEVSDDAPRVRINKPMELGTSIIYPNEVEVLDKGRLADFNKSLATLIQRYGAFGMPICTQSGDVIVSSAYAMASKLCYEPMLVLTLDDHKAELAKSYLSKEYGRFSYDTIRRKTYIQSLAQLPRLQGRGKRRMVSKLYEQMVIPYLDAIQDGSTLRILDFGAGKYAYADKLRARGYNIERVDPYHRVAGTHRIAVADNEEAFKRIAKSISEDGLYDIVICDSVLNSVDSLQAWNDVVNTCHALTKDGGTIFISGRKVEDALMKCNTKSTSGRQTLYFLDDDNLTAQYRRGNWFFQKFENEEQITEIHTRIGELIDRQEDNSYRLHINKTRRISQRTAIESLRREWSLMLPDGQQYELADVIEDAYKRAVKTNKRQR, encoded by the coding sequence ATGAACAAGACAGAGAGGGTCAAGATTGACACACTAGTCCCAGCAGAATATAACCCCAGAGACATCTCAGAGGAGTCTCTCGACATGCTCAAGCAGTCAATCAGCGAGCTGGGGCAGATAAAGCCTATCATCGTAAATGGGGAGACCAGCGTGATAATGGCGGGACACCAACGCACTAAAGCTATGAGAGCGTTAGGGTACGATGAGTGCGATGCGTATGTATTGCACGGGATAAATCAGCAGGACGAGGCGAGATTTAACCAAATCCACAACAAGACAGAGTATGAGGTGAGCGATGATGCTCCTAGAGTCCGCATCAACAAGCCAATGGAGCTGGGGACTTCAATCATATACCCCAATGAGGTGGAGGTACTAGACAAAGGCAGGCTAGCAGACTTCAACAAGTCTCTCGCCACGCTAATACAGCGATACGGGGCATTTGGGATGCCTATATGCACACAGAGTGGAGATGTGATAGTCTCCTCGGCATACGCTATGGCGAGCAAGTTGTGCTATGAGCCGATGCTAGTACTGACGCTAGACGACCACAAGGCAGAGCTAGCTAAGTCGTACCTAAGTAAAGAGTATGGGAGATTCTCATACGACACGATAAGGCGTAAGACGTACATACAGTCTCTCGCACAGCTACCAAGACTGCAGGGTCGAGGCAAGCGCAGAATGGTATCAAAGCTGTATGAGCAAATGGTGATACCCTATCTAGATGCTATCCAAGACGGCTCTACGCTCCGAATTCTGGACTTCGGGGCTGGCAAGTACGCCTACGCAGACAAGCTCAGAGCTAGAGGGTATAACATCGAGCGAGTAGACCCGTATCACAGAGTAGCTGGCACACATCGGATCGCAGTGGCTGACAATGAAGAAGCCTTCAAGCGTATCGCAAAGAGCATATCCGAGGACGGGCTATACGACATCGTGATATGTGACTCAGTACTTAACTCAGTGGATTCGCTCCAAGCGTGGAACGACGTAGTGAACACGTGCCACGCACTGACAAAGGACGGAGGTACAATCTTCATAAGCGGGAGAAAAGTCGAGGACGCACTAATGAAGTGCAACACTAAGAGTACTAGTGGCAGACAGACTCTCTATTTCCTCGATGACGACAATCTGACAGCTCAGTATAGACGGGGTAATTGGTTCTTTCAGAAGTTCGAGAATGAAGAGCAGATTACAGAGATCCACACGAGGATAGGAGAGCTGATAGACAGACAAGAAGACAACTCGTATAGACTACACATCAATAAGACGAGACGCATCTCTCAGCGCACGGCAATAGAGAGCCTCAGACGGGAGTGGAGTCTTATGCTCCCAGATGGACAGCAGTACGAGCTGGCAGATGTGATAGAAGACGCTTATAAGAGAGCCGTCAAGACAAACAAAAGACAACGGTAG
- a CDS encoding major capsid protein, whose protein sequence is MQESLFKELVDKYLGSVVGKVVEKENGATTPPTLLHKTMLTNEYSPDLNWGASTLNNSVVAADVVSLDSSLPLKSRATLRVATGKLPKLGLKYRKSESEISDLNVMVARGTNEATIASKLLDDTVRAIKAIDVRNEIMFLQGLSSGVVLVTDEDNQGTGIRASFGYRDENKVKAKKAWSGAGATPLSDITAVFDKANADSNPIAHVYIDTKTFNELRSSAEGKMLGASYSGHVVTDKTLLAVPPRATFLEALKDEFGAEWHIVESKYRIEGLDGTKKPANAWTEGNIVFTPTDKVGRLVYGTLVEETNPVAGVVYQKAGDYTLISKYSTNDPVEEFTAGQALCLPVIDGADGIYVLTQK, encoded by the coding sequence ATGCAAGAATCACTATTCAAGGAACTAGTCGACAAGTACCTCGGGTCAGTTGTCGGCAAAGTTGTCGAGAAGGAAAACGGAGCCACCACCCCACCCACGCTCCTACACAAGACGATGCTCACCAACGAGTACTCGCCCGACCTTAATTGGGGTGCCAGCACGCTAAATAACAGTGTAGTCGCAGCCGATGTCGTATCGCTCGACAGCTCGCTACCCCTCAAGAGCCGTGCCACGCTACGAGTAGCTACGGGCAAGCTCCCAAAGCTCGGTCTGAAGTACCGCAAGAGCGAGAGCGAAATCAGCGACCTCAACGTAATGGTCGCACGAGGCACCAACGAGGCGACCATCGCCAGCAAACTACTAGACGACACCGTACGAGCTATCAAGGCTATCGATGTCCGCAACGAGATTATGTTCCTGCAGGGGCTATCCTCGGGCGTCGTCCTAGTCACTGACGAGGACAACCAAGGTACTGGCATCCGTGCCAGCTTTGGCTATCGTGACGAGAACAAGGTCAAGGCGAAGAAAGCGTGGAGCGGTGCAGGAGCTACTCCGCTCAGCGACATCACGGCAGTCTTTGACAAAGCCAACGCTGACAGCAACCCAATCGCTCACGTCTACATCGACACCAAGACCTTCAACGAGCTAAGGTCGAGCGCGGAGGGCAAGATGCTCGGTGCCAGCTACAGCGGTCACGTAGTTACGGACAAGACGCTACTAGCCGTACCGCCACGTGCTACCTTCCTTGAGGCTCTCAAGGACGAGTTCGGAGCTGAGTGGCACATCGTAGAGAGCAAGTACCGCATCGAGGGGCTAGACGGCACCAAGAAGCCAGCGAATGCTTGGACGGAGGGCAACATCGTCTTCACGCCCACCGACAAGGTCGGACGTCTCGTGTACGGTACACTTGTCGAGGAGACCAACCCAGTCGCAGGCGTTGTCTACCAAAAGGCAGGCGACTATACTCTTATCAGTAAGTACAGCACCAACGACCCCGTAGAGGAGTTCACCGCAGGTCAGGCTTTATGCCTCCCCGTCATCGATGGCGCTGACGGCATCTACGTATTAACGCAGAAGTAA